One Nocardia huaxiensis genomic window, GGACTGGGAGCAGGAGTGCGCGCTGTCGGTGCACGCCTTCCGGCTGGCCATGGGCGGTCCCAATGCCGAACCCTTCGTCGACCTGCTCGACGAAATGCTGACCTACCCCATCTTCCGGCGCAACTGGGCCGACGCGCAGGTCGCCGAGATCTCCCCGGCCTGGCGAATCCGCCTGCGCGACAGCCGGACCGGTGAGCCGCGCAGCGCGCTGGTGCAGACCGGTCAGCTGTTCTCGGGCGCTCATCCCGGGTGGCTGATCTCCCAGTTCCTGCTGCCGGTCTAGGCCGGTGGCACAGAATGGGTCAGACAAACCGGTTGGTTTCATGTGAAAATCGGGATCTCGCTCGACATTCGGGCCACGCTCTACTTTTTCAGGAACCGCCATGACCGACCTTGCACGAGAACTTCCGGTGCCGACCTTCGGGCAACTCTTGCGGCGGCTGCGGGACACACGCGGGGTTTCCCGGGAACGACTGGCCTTCAACACCGGCGTGAGCAGCAGCTACATCACGCATCTGGAGAAGGGCTCCCGCGCACACCCCACCGATCAGGTCGTCGCCGCCTTCCTGCGCTATCTGGATCGCGTCGAACAGATATCCGGTTCCGACCGCCGCCAACTGCTGGACCTGGCCGGCCTGACCTCCACCGCGTATCCGACCGATGCGGAGCTAGCCGCCGAGATCACTCCCGACATGCGCCGCATCCTCGATTGCACCCGGCCGGCTGTCATCGTGGCGGCGGGCGGCAACCTGCTGCTCCGCAATGCGGGCTGGGAGCAGGCGTTCCCAGGAGTCACGGAGAGCGGCAACGGGTTCCGCTGGCTGTTCGGACATGAGCTCGCGCCGTGCGTGCTGCCCGACTGGGACCGGGAATGCGCACTGTCCGTGCGCACCTTCCGCCTGGCCATGGGCGGCCCCTGGGGCGCCCCCTTCGCCGACCTGCTCGAAGAGATGCTCACCTACCCGGCCTTCCGGCTCGGCTGGGCCGATGCGAATGTCGGCGCGATACCCCCGGCCTGGCGAATGCGGCTGCGCGACTTGAACACCGGCGAGGAGCGCACGGTCCTCGTCCAGACCGGGCAGCTGTCCTCGGGCGCCTACCCGGGCTGGCTCATCTCCCAGCTCCTGCTGCCCATCTAGGCACAAGATGGCTCCGCGCTGGTCGCCGGAGAACTCCCGGCCGCCGTGGGGTCGGTACGAAGCCGCCCGATCTGTCCTGCACGGCGAATCCGCCTGTGCCACATACGAACCGGCGGGTCCGGCGGTGCTCGTGCAGACCGGCGGGGTTGGGTGCGCACCGCACCCCGCAAGGCGATAGCTGCCCGATTGCCGTGGCGGCGGGCATGTCACGGCCGAGTGTGATTCGCCACGAATCGGCGGCGTGTCACCGACTCCGGGCGCGGCGGGGCGGATTCAGCGGGTTGGGCGCGGCGGCTTGGCCTTCGCGCCTGGCTTGCGCTTCTTGTTGTGGGGGCGGCTTTCGCCGCGCGGGATGGGGCGGCCCCGAGCGGGGGCGGCCGGTGAATCCTTTTCGGGCGCAACGTAAGCGGCGGGGTCGGAGACCTGGCGGCCGGAGGGGCGGCGGGCGCCGGTGATCTCGAACAGGCGGCGATCGCTCGGGCGGACGTCGAGGTCGGTGGCGGTGATGCTCGCCTGCCGCATCACGTGGGTGACCTCGTCGCGGTCGTCGGGAGTGGCGACGGTGACCACGGTGCCGGTGGCTCCGGCGCGCGCGGTGCGGCCGGTGCGGTGCAGGTAGTCCTTGGGGTCGGCGGGCGGATCCACGTGTACGACAAGGGAGATGTCGTCGACGTGGATGCCGCGGGCGGCGATGTCGGTGGCCACCAGGACGGGCGCGGTGCCGTCGGCGAAGGCGGCCAGGGTGCGATTGCGCTGGTTCTGGGCCTTGCCGCCATGCAGGGCCACGGCCGCCACGCCCGCCTCGCGCAGACGGGTGGCGAGTTTCTCCGCGGCGTACTGGGTGCGGACGAAGAGCAGCGTGCGGCCTTGGCGCGCGGCGATTTCGGTGACGATGGTGCGTTTGTCGGTGCGGCGCACGTGCAGGACGTAGTGCTCGATCGTGGGGACGGACGTCGCATGTTCCGCGCCCTGCGAGAGGCCGTTGCCTGCCGTATCCGCGTGGTTCGCCGTGGTTTCGGGATCGGCCCCCGGGGAGTCGGTCCCGCTCGGCGCGGCCGGTTTCCCGACCGAATGCTCGATCGGGGTGCGCAGGTAGCGCTCGACCACGCCCGTGACGGTCTCGTCCAAAGTCGCTGAGAACAGCAGCTTCTGGGCTTCGGCGGGGACTCGGTTGAGGACGGCCGTGAGCTGGGGGAGGAAGCCGAGTTCGGACATGTGGTCGGCCTCGTCGATCGTGATGACCCGCACGTTCGACAGGTCGGCGGCGCGGCGGCCGATGAGGTCGGTGAGGCGGCCGGGGGTGGCGATGAGGACGTCCACGCCGCGGGCCAGGCGCTCCTCCTGCTTCTTGATGGGCAGGCCGCCGACGGCGGTGGCGACCCGCAGGCCCAGGGCGAGGGACGGCTCGTCCAAGACCGATTCGATCTGGATGGCCAGTTCGCGGGTCGGCGCGAGGATCACACCGCCCGGTTTGCCGGGGGCGGAGGGTGAGCCCTTGAGCCGCATCAGCATCGGCAATCCGAAGGCGAGGGTCTTGCCCGAACCCGTTGCGGCCCGGCCCAATACATCGTGACCGGCCAGGATGTCGGGGATGACGGCGGCCTGGATGGGGAAGGGCCTGTCGATGCCGTCGCGGCGCAGGGCGTGGACCAGCACCGGCGGCAGGCCGAGATCGGCGAAGCGTACCGCGGGGGCGTCAGGCACGGCTCAGCAGCCTGCTCAGCTCGACCAGCCAGGGGATGGCGACCGCGAGGGTGGGGACGACCAGGATCGCGGCGGCGGCCAGGTAGGCGGCGACGGCGATGCGCAGGCCGCCGATCGGGCCGGCCAGGCGCTGGATGCGGATCAGGGTGGTGGGACCGCCGACGGCCATCGCGCCTTGCGGGGCAGGGGAATTGGAGCAGGCGACGAGGGCGCGGGCCAGCGGAGTGGGCCCGGTGACCTTGACCGCGGAGTCGTCGGCGAGCAGTTCGATGAGCAGTTTCACCGAATCCAGCGCGGATTTCGATCGCACGACGCGCGGGAACGCCTCGTGGGCGGCGGTGAACGCCTCCAGCACCAGGTCGTGGCGGGCGCGCAGGTGCGAGCGCTCGTGGCTGACGATCGCGGTCAACTCCTCATCGGACAGATTGGTGACGGTGCCCTGGCTGAGCACCACGCGCCGGCGCAGGCCGGGCAGGCAGTAGGCGATGGGCTCGGTGGCGGCCAGCACCCGGATGTCGTTGGATTTGCGTTCCACCCCGGTCTGATCCAGCAGGTCGACCAGCATGCGGTGGTGCGCGCGGCGGCGGCGGGTGTGGATGCCGACCCGGATCACCGACCAGATCAGGCGCGCGCCGATGAGCAGGGTCAGCGCGAAGACGGTGACGTAGGCCAGCCACAGCGGCAGGCCCAGCGCGTCGATCTCCTGGCTCGGGGTGGTGGTGGGCCGACCGTCCTCGCCGGGGACCAGCAGCCGGCTCGCGATGGCCAAGCCGGATCCGAATGCCGACAGCACCGCCGCGAGCGCGATGGCCTGCCAAAGCACCAGGGCGGCACGGGGACTGCGGTACGGCCACTTGGCTCGCGCGAGCAGCGCCGGAGCCGGTCCCGCCAGAAACAAGGCGAGACCGGCGAAAACCGGTGCTGTTACGTCCATTCCTCAGCTCACTGCGTTGTGGCGGTCAGGGCCGAGGGTACAGCTACTTGGGTTCTTTCGAATCCTTGCGCGCCGCCTCGGTGGCTTCGAGCTTAGCGAGTGCGTCGCGCAGAGCGGCAGCCTCATCGGCTCCTACCTGTTCCACGAAGTGCACGAGCGCGGCCCGGCGGCTGCCGACTTCGTCGGCCTGCTGCAGCGCGTCCACCATGAGCGAGGCCACGAGTTCGTCGCGGGTGTGCACGGGGGCGTAGCGGTGGGCGCGATCGTCGCGCTGCTGCACGACCAGATTCTTCTTCGCGAGACGCTGCAGAACGGTCATCACCGTGGTGTAGGCGAGCTCGCGGCGTTCGGCGAGAGCCTCATGGACCTGCCGGACCGTTTGCGGTTCGTCGGCCGACCACAACTGGTCCATGACCGCTTTTTCGAGTTCACCAAGACCTGCCATCCCACAAGTTTACGGAGACAACGACAGGAATGCGTACTACAAGCCGTCGTAACCGGGTGGTTGCTGGTGTGGGATTGGTCATAGGCCCTGCGACCGGGGCATGAAGATCAGAGATCCGCGTGCACATGCCGGGTGCCGATGGGCACGATCATGGGTCGCCCGGAGACCGGGTCTTCCAGCACGGAAGCGCGCAGTCCGAAAACTTCGTGCAACAACTCGGCGGTGATGATGTCGCCGGGACGGCCCTGGGCGATGATGCGGCCGGCGCACATGACGATCAGTTGATCGCTGTAGCGGATGGCGAGGTTCAGATCGTGCAGCACCATGACGACCGTGCGGCCGTAATCGTCGTGCAGGCGGTCGACCAGATCGAGCACCTCGAGCGAGTGCGCGAGATCCAGATACGTGGTCGGTTCGTCCAGCAGCAGGATGTCCGTTCCCTGCGCGAGGGCCATGGAGATCCACGCGCGCTGCCGCTGCCCGCCGGAGAGTTCGTCGAGGGTGCGATCGGCCAGATCCCCGATGCCGGTCTGCTCGAGCGCGGTGGCCACCTCGGATTCGTCATCGGCCGACCACTGGCGCAGCCACGACTGATGCGGATGCCGTCCGCGCGCAACCAGATCCGCGACGGTGAGCCCCTCCGGCGCGACCGGCGTCTGCGGCAGCATGCCGACGATGCGGGCCACATCCTTGGTCTTCATGGACGAAATGGCCTTGCCGTCCAGCACAACCTGCCCGTCGCGCGGGCGCAGCAGCCGGCCCAGCGAGCGCAGCAGGGTGGACTTGCCACAGCCGTTGGGGCCGATCACCGTGGTGATCACACCGGGTTCGATGTCGACACTCAGTCCATCGACGATGACGCGATCGCCGTAGCCGAGGGTGACGTTCTCGGCTCCCAACCGGTGGTCGGCGGCCGAATGCTGATGGTCCGCAGCGAGAGTCATAGGGTCGCCTTCCGATTGGCACGTACAAGCAAGTAGAGCAGGAACGGTCCACCGCATGCCGCGGTGACCACACCGACGGGCAGATCGATGGGAAAGACGGTGCGCGCGGCCAGATCCGCGCCGAGCACGGCGATCGCGCCCACCAGCGCCGAGCCGATGATCGGCTCGCCCGGGGTGCCCAGCAGGCGGCGCGCGATCTGCGGTGCGGCCAGGCCGATGAAGGCCAGCGGGCCGACGGTGGACACGGCCAGAGCGGTTGCGGCGCAGGCGGCTCCGAGCAGGATGGCCTGCTGGGTTTGCAGGCGCACGCCGAGGACGCGCACGGTGTCGGTGCCCAGGCGCAGGGCCGCGAGGGTGCGGGCCGAGGCGGCGGTGACGGTCAGCGCGATGCCCAGGCCGATGGCGGCGGGCACCAGGGTGGACCAGTCGGAGGCATTGAGCGAGCCGGTGATCCAGTGCTGGGCGTGCGAGGCGTCGGCCAGGGAGGCGCGGGCCATCAGCCAGGTGACCACCGACATGAGCACCGCGTTCACGCCGATGCCGATGAGCACCAGGCGAAATCCCATGGCTCCGGCGTCGGCGGTGCGGCCGCGTCCCCACGCCAGCGCATAGATGAGCACGGCGGTGAGCAGGCCGCCCGCGAGCGCTGCGAGCGGAACGCCCAGCGCGGCAACCACACCGGTGGCGGTCCCGCCCGCGCCGACGATCACCGCGACCGCGCCGACACTGGCCCCGGCGGTGATGCCGAGCATGTCCGGGCTGGCCAGGGGATTGTGCAGAATCGATTGCGCCACAGCGCCGGCCATGCCGAGCGCCGCGCCCACCACGATGGCGGTGAGCGCGCGCGGCAGCCGCGCATCCATGATCACGAAGCGCTGGGCGCGAGTTCCGCCGCCGCCCAGGACATCCAGGACCTTGCCGAGCGGAATATTGAACTCGCCCACCGCGATATCCAGCGCGAACAGGCCCAGCAGGATCGCGATGAACGCGATGATGGTGAGCAGCATGCGGATTCGCAGGACCGCCGAGAACCTGCCCAGGCGAACCGCCGGACGGGTCGCGCGCAGCCCGGTCCGGTCTTGCGGCGGATTGGACTGGGTTTCCGGGATGCTCACAGGCTCACCAGCTTCCGGCGGCGGACCAGCAGAATGAAGAAGGGCGCGCCGATGACGGCGAGGGTGAAGCCGGCCTGGAGTTCGCCGGGGCGGGCGATCAAGCGGCCCAGGGTGTCGGCGATGAGCAGGGTGACCGCGCCGATGATTCCCGAATAGGGAAGCAGCCAGCGATAATCCGGCCCGGTCAGTGCCCGTGCGAGATGCGGCACGATCAAACCGAGGAAGGCGATCGGCCCCACCGCGGCGGTCGCGGCGCCGGTGAGCAGCACGATGGCCAGCAGTCCCAGCGCCCGGCTGCGGCCGAGGTTCACGCCGAGCCCGCGCGCCACATCGTCGCCGAGGGCCAGCAGGTTCAGGCCCGGGGTGGCCATGACGGCGAGCACCGCGCCGATGGCCAGGAATGGCAGCACCTGCCAGATCACCGAGGCGTCGTGCCCGGCGATATCGCCGACCACCCAGTACCGGTAGGTGTTCAGCGCGGTCCCGTCCAGCAGCACCACGATATTGGTCATGGCCTGCAGGAACGCCGTGACGGCCGCACCCGCGAGCACCAGGCTCAGCGGGCTCGCCTTCCCGCCGCCGAGCGAGGACACCCCGAACACCACCAGCCCCGCGATCAGCGCCCCGAGGAACGCGAACCAGATGTATTGCGAGGGCGCGGTGAACGCGAACAAATGAATGCTCAGCGCCGCGAGGAAGGCCGCGCCCGCGTTGAGCCCCAGCAATCCTGCGTCCGCGAGCGGATTGCGGGTATAGCCCTGGATGAGCGCGCCGGCCATGCCCAGGGCCAGACCGGTGATGAGGGCGAGCCCGGTTCTGGGCAGGCGCAATTCGCGCACGATCTGTTCTTCGGCCCCGTCGGTGGGGCAGCTGAGCGGCAGTCCGCCCGGACAGGTGAGGGCGTCGTACACGGTTCCCAGCCCGATGGCGCGGGAGCCGAGCGCGATGCTGGCCGCGAGGGCGCACAGCAGTAATGCGGCCAGAAGGAGGAGTCCGAGCAGACGTCGCCGTCTGGTGGTGACTACGGCGGGCACGGTGACGAACTACTCCTGATCGAATTATTGCTGGTTTAAGTCTGGTAAGCCTAACCTATCTTCGATTTCGTGCCGAAAAGCCGATGAATGAGGAGGTTCGATGCGCGAACCCGTAACTGTTTGCCCGCCTCGCGATTCCAGGATCGCCTTCGGCAGGACATGCGGCAGGCTGCGTGCCCTGCAACCCGAGCACCCGCGTGTGTACGCCTGCGCCGCCATGGCTGAACAGGGAAAACGTCGCTGGTGGCGGCTGGCCGATGGAATTCGGGAGGGCCGGATCGAGCTCATGTACCGGCGGCACGCGGCCGAGATGAGCAATGCCGAGATCGCCGCCGAGGTGGTGGCGACCGCACTCATCCACGCGGTGATCGGCCGGGTCATGGCGCTGCTGGTCTCCGAGGGCCGGGCCTGGGATCCGGGCCTGGAGAATCTGTGGATCCACACCGACAACGACGGCGGCATCGACTGGGCCGGCTTGGCCGACACCACGATTCGCGTGGTCGACGGCGACGTGCTCACCGGCGAGGCGGGGGTGGTGGCGCTACCGTGCGAGCCCGCGCTCTATGTCTGGCTGGCCCATCGCTGCGATCCGGCGCTCACGCTCATCCAGGAGGCCATGGCCCGCTGTGCCGGACTGGGCGCGCGACGCTTCTGGGCACTGGTCGGCGAGTCGATCGTCGGTGCGGCGACCTATGTTCCGGCGCTCTCGCGCACCAATTCCGCCGAGGGCGCGCGCCGCGGTCAGGCTATGCTCGCGGCCCTCGAGGATCGTGGATTGCCGGTGCGCCGGGCTTGCTTTGTTAGGTAAGCCTGACCTACACTTGGACTCGGCGCGAGGATCGAGCGAGAGTCCCGAGGGCTGCGGTGACCCCCGATCCACTGCCGGCGGCGGGCTCCCTTCACGGGGAGCCCGCCGCCTTTGCTTTTCCCGGCGCATGCCACTGTGGAGGGCATGACAGAGCCTGATTTCTCGTCGATCCGCTCCATGGCCGACGTGACCCCGGAACTGATGACGAAGTTCAGCGAAGGCACCTTCACCGATCTCATCGGGCTGAAGTTCACCGAACTCACCGCCGACCGGGTCGCCGCGGAATGGGTGGTGACGCCGCAGCAGTTCCAGCCGGCCGGGATCGTCAACGGCGGCGTGTACTGCACTGTCATCGAAACCCTCGCCAGTGTGGCGGGCAGCGCGTGGCTGGGGGAGAAGGGCACCGTCGTCGGCGTCAACAACAACACCGACTTCCTGCGGGCCGTGCGCGAAGGCGTGCTGCGCGGCGAGGCGACCCCGATCCACCGGGGACGCTCACAGCAACTGTGGGTCGTGGTGATCACCGACGAGCAGAATCGGACCGTGGCGCGCGGGCAGGTGCGACTGCAGAACATGTACGCGCAGAACTGACCTCGCGCGAAACATGCGGGTAATACCGATCGTGCCAGAATGACCGACGGCTCCTGTTGCCGGAGCCGCGGACCGTCCCGTCACCTCGATCAGGAGCCCGAATGCGTCTGTCGCCGCATGAGCAGGAACGCCTGCTGCTGAGCTACGCGGCCGAACTGGCCCGGCGCCGGCAGGCCCGCGGATTGAAGCTGAATCATCCGGAGTCGGTGGCCGTCATTACCGATCACGTGCTCGAGGGAGCGCGGGACGGGCGGACCGTCGCCGAGCTCATGGCCTCGGGGCGCACGGTGCTCTCGCGCGCGGATGTCATGGACGGCGTGCCGGAGATGATCCACGACGTCCAGGTGGAGGCCACCTTCCCGGACGGCACCAAACTCGTCACCGTCCACCACCCGATCGGCTGAGACGCGCAGATGTCGAATCCCACGCAGCCTCCGCTCGTTCCCGGCGAATACCTCTGTGCCGAAGGCACTATCGAGATCAACCCCGGCGCCGATCGCATCGAACTCGATGTGGTGAACACCGGTGACCGGCCGGTGCAGGTCGGCTCACACGTGCACTTCCCGCAGGCCAACTCGGCCCTCGACTTCGATCGCGCGGCCGCGCACGGCCGCCGCCTCGACATTCCCGCCGGCACCGCCGTGCGCTTCGAACCCGGTCTGGGGCAGCGGGTTTCGCTGGTGCCGCTGGGCGGGACGCGCGAAGTGCACGGAATCAGCCTCACCCCACCCGGAAAGCTGGATGCCTGATGGCCGAACTGTCCCGCGCCCGCTACGCCGAACTGTTCGGGCCCACCGTCGGCGACCGGATTCGCCTGGCGGACACCGACCTGCTCATCGAGATCACCGAAGACCGCAGCGGCGGACCGGGATTGGCCGGTGACGAAGCCGTCTTCGGTGGCGGCAAGGTGCTGCGCGAATCCATGGGGCAGGCGCGCGCCACCCGGGCGCAGGGCACCCCGGACACCGTGATCACCGGTGTGGTGATCGTGGATCACTGGGGAATCATCAAGGCCGACATCGGTATTCGCGACGGGCGGATCTGCGCCATCGGCAAGGCCGGAAACCCGGACACCATGGACGGGGTGCACCCGGATCTGGTGGTGGGGCCGTCGACGGAGATCATCGCGGGCAACGGTCGCATCGTCACGGCGGGCGCCATCGACTGCCACGTGCACTTCATCTGCCCGCAGCTGCTGG contains:
- a CDS encoding helix-turn-helix domain-containing protein is translated as MTDLARELPVPTFGQLLRRLRDTRGVSRERLAFNTGVSSSYITHLEKGSRAHPTDQVVAAFLRYLDRVEQISGSDRRQLLDLAGLTSTAYPTDAELAAEITPDMRRILDCTRPAVIVAAGGNLLLRNAGWEQAFPGVTESGNGFRWLFGHELAPCVLPDWDRECALSVRTFRLAMGGPWGAPFADLLEEMLTYPAFRLGWADANVGAIPPAWRMRLRDLNTGEERTVLVQTGQLSSGAYPGWLISQLLLPI
- a CDS encoding DEAD/DEAH box helicase encodes the protein MPDAPAVRFADLGLPPVLVHALRRDGIDRPFPIQAAVIPDILAGHDVLGRAATGSGKTLAFGLPMLMRLKGSPSAPGKPGGVILAPTRELAIQIESVLDEPSLALGLRVATAVGGLPIKKQEERLARGVDVLIATPGRLTDLIGRRAADLSNVRVITIDEADHMSELGFLPQLTAVLNRVPAEAQKLLFSATLDETVTGVVERYLRTPIEHSVGKPAAPSGTDSPGADPETTANHADTAGNGLSQGAEHATSVPTIEHYVLHVRRTDKRTIVTEIAARQGRTLLFVRTQYAAEKLATRLREAGVAAVALHGGKAQNQRNRTLAAFADGTAPVLVATDIAARGIHVDDISLVVHVDPPADPKDYLHRTGRTARAGATGTVVTVATPDDRDEVTHVMRQASITATDLDVRPSDRRLFEITGARRPSGRQVSDPAAYVAPEKDSPAAPARGRPIPRGESRPHNKKRKPGAKAKPPRPTR
- a CDS encoding M56 family metallopeptidase produces the protein MDVTAPVFAGLALFLAGPAPALLARAKWPYRSPRAALVLWQAIALAAVLSAFGSGLAIASRLLVPGEDGRPTTTPSQEIDALGLPLWLAYVTVFALTLLIGARLIWSVIRVGIHTRRRRAHHRMLVDLLDQTGVERKSNDIRVLAATEPIAYCLPGLRRRVVLSQGTVTNLSDEELTAIVSHERSHLRARHDLVLEAFTAAHEAFPRVVRSKSALDSVKLLIELLADDSAVKVTGPTPLARALVACSNSPAPQGAMAVGGPTTLIRIQRLAGPIGGLRIAVAAYLAAAAILVVPTLAVAIPWLVELSRLLSRA
- a CDS encoding BlaI/MecI/CopY family transcriptional regulator, translated to MAGLGELEKAVMDQLWSADEPQTVRQVHEALAERRELAYTTVMTVLQRLAKKNLVVQQRDDRAHRYAPVHTRDELVASLMVDALQQADEVGSRRAALVHFVEQVGADEAAALRDALAKLEATEAARKDSKEPK
- a CDS encoding ABC transporter ATP-binding protein, translated to MTLAADHQHSAADHRLGAENVTLGYGDRVIVDGLSVDIEPGVITTVIGPNGCGKSTLLRSLGRLLRPRDGQVVLDGKAISSMKTKDVARIVGMLPQTPVAPEGLTVADLVARGRHPHQSWLRQWSADDESEVATALEQTGIGDLADRTLDELSGGQRQRAWISMALAQGTDILLLDEPTTYLDLAHSLEVLDLVDRLHDDYGRTVVMVLHDLNLAIRYSDQLIVMCAGRIIAQGRPGDIITAELLHEVFGLRASVLEDPVSGRPMIVPIGTRHVHADL
- a CDS encoding FecCD family ABC transporter permease, with the protein product MSIPETQSNPPQDRTGLRATRPAVRLGRFSAVLRIRMLLTIIAFIAILLGLFALDIAVGEFNIPLGKVLDVLGGGGTRAQRFVIMDARLPRALTAIVVGAALGMAGAVAQSILHNPLASPDMLGITAGASVGAVAVIVGAGGTATGVVAALGVPLAALAGGLLTAVLIYALAWGRGRTADAGAMGFRLVLIGIGVNAVLMSVVTWLMARASLADASHAQHWITGSLNASDWSTLVPAAIGLGIALTVTAASARTLAALRLGTDTVRVLGVRLQTQQAILLGAACAATALAVSTVGPLAFIGLAAPQIARRLLGTPGEPIIGSALVGAIAVLGADLAARTVFPIDLPVGVVTAACGGPFLLYLLVRANRKATL
- a CDS encoding FecCD family ABC transporter permease; protein product: MPAVVTTRRRRLLGLLLLAALLLCALAASIALGSRAIGLGTVYDALTCPGGLPLSCPTDGAEEQIVRELRLPRTGLALITGLALGMAGALIQGYTRNPLADAGLLGLNAGAAFLAALSIHLFAFTAPSQYIWFAFLGALIAGLVVFGVSSLGGGKASPLSLVLAGAAVTAFLQAMTNIVVLLDGTALNTYRYWVVGDIAGHDASVIWQVLPFLAIGAVLAVMATPGLNLLALGDDVARGLGVNLGRSRALGLLAIVLLTGAATAAVGPIAFLGLIVPHLARALTGPDYRWLLPYSGIIGAVTLLIADTLGRLIARPGELQAGFTLAVIGAPFFILLVRRRKLVSL
- a CDS encoding PaaI family thioesterase, whose product is MTEPDFSSIRSMADVTPELMTKFSEGTFTDLIGLKFTELTADRVAAEWVVTPQQFQPAGIVNGGVYCTVIETLASVAGSAWLGEKGTVVGVNNNTDFLRAVREGVLRGEATPIHRGRSQQLWVVVITDEQNRTVARGQVRLQNMYAQN
- a CDS encoding urease subunit gamma → MRLSPHEQERLLLSYAAELARRRQARGLKLNHPESVAVITDHVLEGARDGRTVAELMASGRTVLSRADVMDGVPEMIHDVQVEATFPDGTKLVTVHHPIG
- a CDS encoding urease subunit beta, giving the protein MSNPTQPPLVPGEYLCAEGTIEINPGADRIELDVVNTGDRPVQVGSHVHFPQANSALDFDRAAAHGRRLDIPAGTAVRFEPGLGQRVSLVPLGGTREVHGISLTPPGKLDA